One Natator depressus isolate rNatDep1 chromosome 6, rNatDep2.hap1, whole genome shotgun sequence DNA window includes the following coding sequences:
- the ANKRD13D gene encoding ankyrin repeat domain-containing protein 13D isoform X2, whose amino-acid sequence MARAGDAFPLHLLAWHNRHQALESELRTGQHDIELIDPRGRTPLELAVSLGNLESAQVLLRHNANVGRENANGWTVLQEAVSTGDPEMVQLVLQYRDYQRATNRLAGIPELLNKLRRAPDFYVEMKWEFTSWVPLVSKVCPSDVYRVWKRGESLRVDTTLLGFEHMTWQRGRRSYIFKGEEEGAVVMEVDHDKQVVYTETLSLALHEPELMLAAMQPTEEHVASRLTSPIVSTHLDTKNIAFERNKSGIWGWRSEKMEVISGYEAKVYSASNVELITKTRTEHLSDQDKSRTKGSKTPFQSFLGIAQQHASHNGAPVLQSATLTNPTAITPEEYFDPSFNLEARNIGRPIEMSNKVQRFKATLWLCEDHPLSLVEQVTPIIDLMAISNAHFAKLRDFITLKLPPGFPVKIVFPFPCEVDPVVFEVPQGYAMLGAGRNEPMRDEDDDLLQFAIQQSLLDAGTETDQVTIWEALTNTRPGSNPPSYDEELQLERAIQESIFLQSGQGLAATESGGGGNGNNSIVPPEDSLAPSTNGSSSSALPPPAYPSFDEQLRLAMELSSREQEEQERRRREEDEELQRILQLSLTEK is encoded by the exons ATGGCCCGGGCCGGAGACGCCTTCCCGCTGCACCTGCTGGCCTGGCACAACCGGCACCAGGCGCTGGAGAGCGAGCTGCGCACGGGGCAG CATGATATCGAGTTGATCGACCCACGGGGCCGCACGCCCCTGGAGCTGGCCGTGTCTCTGGGCAACCTTGAGTcggcccaggtgctgctgcggcaCAACGCCAACGTGGGCAGGGAGAATGCCAATGGCTGGACAG TCCTGCAGGAGGCCGTCAGCACTGGGGACCCTGAGATGGTGCAGCTGGTGCTCCAATATCGTGACTACCAGCGTGCCACTAACCGCCTGGCTGGCATCCCCGAGCTGCTCAACAAACTGCGCAGG GCCCCTGATTTCTACGTGGAGATGAAGTGGGAGTTCACCAGCTGGG tgCCCCTGGTCTCCAAGGTGTGCCCAAGCGACGTGTACCGGGTGTGGAAGCGCGGCGAGAGCCTGCGGGTCGACACCACCCTGCTGGGCTTCGAGCACATGACCTGGCAGCGCGGGCGGCGCAGCTATATCTTCAAGGGGGAAG AGGAGGGCGCCGTGGTGATGGAGGTGGATCACGACAAGCAGGTGGTCTACACAGAGACGCTGTCGCTGGCCCTGCACGAGCCGGAGCTGATGCTGGCTGCCATGCAGCCCACCGAGGAGCATGTGGCCAGCCGGCTGACCTCACCCATCGTCTCCACCCACCTCGACACCAAGAACATCGCCTTCGAGCG GAATAAGTCTGGGATCTGGGGCTGGCGCTCGGAGAAGATGGAAGTGATCAGTGGCTATGAAGCCAAG GTTTACAGCGCCAGCAACGTGGAGCTCATCACTAAAACAAGAACCGAGCACCTTTCGGACCAGGACAAGTCCCGCACCAAAG GCTCCAAGACACCCTTCCAGTCCTTCCTGGGGATCGCCCAGCAGCATGCCTCCCACAACGGG GCCCCGGTGCTGCAGTCCGCCACCCTCACCAACCCCACGGCCATCACCCCAGAGGAGTACTTTGACCCCAGCTTCAACCTGGAGGCCCGCAACATTGGCCGCCCTATCGAGATGTCCAACAAAGTGCAGAG GTTCAAGGCCACGCTGTGGCTATGTGAGGATCACCCCCTGTCACTGGTGGAGCAGGTGACGCCCATAATTGACCTCATGGCCATCAGCAATGCCCACTTCGCCAAGCTGCGTGATTTCATCACCCTCAAGCTGCCGCCTGGATTCCCTGTCAAAATCG tATTCCCGTTCCCCTGCGAGGTGGACCCGGTGGTGTTCGAGGTGCCACAGGGCTACGCTATGCTGGGCGCTGGCCGCAACGAGCCCATGCGGGACGAGGATGACGACCTGCTGCAGTTTGCCATCCAGCAGAGCCTGCTCGATGCTGGCACCGAGACTGACCAG GTGACTATCTGGGAGGCGCTGACCAACACGCgcccaggctccaaccccccTTCCTATGATGAGGAGTTGCAGCTGGAGCG CGCCATCCAGGAGAGCATATTCCTGCagtcggggcagggcctggctgcaacGGAGTCTGGTGGCGGAGGCAACGGCAACAACAGCATCGTCCCTCCTGAGGACAGCCTGGCACCCAGCACCAATGGCTCCTCCTCCTCGGCCCTGCCTCCCCCGGCCTACCCCAGCTTCGACGAACAGCTGCGCCTGGCCATGGAGCTGTCATCgcgggagcaggaggagcaggagcGCCGGCGGCGTGAGGAGGATGAGGAGCTGCAGCGCA
- the ANKRD13D gene encoding ankyrin repeat domain-containing protein 13D isoform X1 produces MARAGDAFPLHLLAWHNRHQALESELRTGQHDIELIDPRGRTPLELAVSLGNLESAQVLLRHNANVGRENANGWTVLQEAVSTGDPEMVQLVLQYRDYQRATNRLAGIPELLNKLRRAPDFYVEMKWEFTSWVPLVSKVCPSDVYRVWKRGESLRVDTTLLGFEHMTWQRGRRSYIFKGEEEGAVVMEVDHDKQVVYTETLSLALHEPELMLAAMQPTEEHVASRLTSPIVSTHLDTKNIAFERNKSGIWGWRSEKMEVISGYEAKVYSASNVELITKTRTEHLSDQDKSRTKGSKTPFQSFLGIAQQHASHNGAPVLQSATLTNPTAITPEEYFDPSFNLEARNIGRPIEMSNKVQRFKATLWLCEDHPLSLVEQVTPIIDLMAISNAHFAKLRDFITLKLPPGFPVKIEIPLFHVLNARITFSNLCGCDESLSSVRVCGPAPSSSPGDAREPAAGAEAPPNPKVFPFPCEVDPVVFEVPQGYAMLGAGRNEPMRDEDDDLLQFAIQQSLLDAGTETDQVTIWEALTNTRPGSNPPSYDEELQLERAIQESIFLQSGQGLAATESGGGGNGNNSIVPPEDSLAPSTNGSSSSALPPPAYPSFDEQLRLAMELSSREQEEQERRRREEDEELQRILQLSLTEK; encoded by the exons ATGGCCCGGGCCGGAGACGCCTTCCCGCTGCACCTGCTGGCCTGGCACAACCGGCACCAGGCGCTGGAGAGCGAGCTGCGCACGGGGCAG CATGATATCGAGTTGATCGACCCACGGGGCCGCACGCCCCTGGAGCTGGCCGTGTCTCTGGGCAACCTTGAGTcggcccaggtgctgctgcggcaCAACGCCAACGTGGGCAGGGAGAATGCCAATGGCTGGACAG TCCTGCAGGAGGCCGTCAGCACTGGGGACCCTGAGATGGTGCAGCTGGTGCTCCAATATCGTGACTACCAGCGTGCCACTAACCGCCTGGCTGGCATCCCCGAGCTGCTCAACAAACTGCGCAGG GCCCCTGATTTCTACGTGGAGATGAAGTGGGAGTTCACCAGCTGGG tgCCCCTGGTCTCCAAGGTGTGCCCAAGCGACGTGTACCGGGTGTGGAAGCGCGGCGAGAGCCTGCGGGTCGACACCACCCTGCTGGGCTTCGAGCACATGACCTGGCAGCGCGGGCGGCGCAGCTATATCTTCAAGGGGGAAG AGGAGGGCGCCGTGGTGATGGAGGTGGATCACGACAAGCAGGTGGTCTACACAGAGACGCTGTCGCTGGCCCTGCACGAGCCGGAGCTGATGCTGGCTGCCATGCAGCCCACCGAGGAGCATGTGGCCAGCCGGCTGACCTCACCCATCGTCTCCACCCACCTCGACACCAAGAACATCGCCTTCGAGCG GAATAAGTCTGGGATCTGGGGCTGGCGCTCGGAGAAGATGGAAGTGATCAGTGGCTATGAAGCCAAG GTTTACAGCGCCAGCAACGTGGAGCTCATCACTAAAACAAGAACCGAGCACCTTTCGGACCAGGACAAGTCCCGCACCAAAG GCTCCAAGACACCCTTCCAGTCCTTCCTGGGGATCGCCCAGCAGCATGCCTCCCACAACGGG GCCCCGGTGCTGCAGTCCGCCACCCTCACCAACCCCACGGCCATCACCCCAGAGGAGTACTTTGACCCCAGCTTCAACCTGGAGGCCCGCAACATTGGCCGCCCTATCGAGATGTCCAACAAAGTGCAGAG GTTCAAGGCCACGCTGTGGCTATGTGAGGATCACCCCCTGTCACTGGTGGAGCAGGTGACGCCCATAATTGACCTCATGGCCATCAGCAATGCCCACTTCGCCAAGCTGCGTGATTTCATCACCCTCAAGCTGCCGCCTGGATTCCCTGTCAAAATCG agatCCCCCTCTTCCATGTGCTCAATGCACGAATCACCTTCAGCAACCTGTGCGGGTGTGATGAGTCGTTGAGCTCCGTGCGGgtctgtggccctgcccccagctcctctccaggGGACGCCAGAGAgccagctgcaggggcagaggcgCCCCCCAACCCCAAAG tATTCCCGTTCCCCTGCGAGGTGGACCCGGTGGTGTTCGAGGTGCCACAGGGCTACGCTATGCTGGGCGCTGGCCGCAACGAGCCCATGCGGGACGAGGATGACGACCTGCTGCAGTTTGCCATCCAGCAGAGCCTGCTCGATGCTGGCACCGAGACTGACCAG GTGACTATCTGGGAGGCGCTGACCAACACGCgcccaggctccaaccccccTTCCTATGATGAGGAGTTGCAGCTGGAGCG CGCCATCCAGGAGAGCATATTCCTGCagtcggggcagggcctggctgcaacGGAGTCTGGTGGCGGAGGCAACGGCAACAACAGCATCGTCCCTCCTGAGGACAGCCTGGCACCCAGCACCAATGGCTCCTCCTCCTCGGCCCTGCCTCCCCCGGCCTACCCCAGCTTCGACGAACAGCTGCGCCTGGCCATGGAGCTGTCATCgcgggagcaggaggagcaggagcGCCGGCGGCGTGAGGAGGATGAGGAGCTGCAGCGCA